The following are encoded together in the Enterobacteriaceae endosymbiont of Plateumaris sericea genome:
- the aroA gene encoding 3-phosphoshikimate 1-carboxyvinyltransferase, which produces MKNILTLKPINKINGCIELPGSKSISNRVLLLSALSKGKTKLINLLNSDDINYMLNALRLLGIKYTLSNNNTICNIIGNNEFFKYNKKLTLFLGNAGTVIRPLTALLSLNHNCDIILTGEPRMLERPIGHLIESLRSGGAKIEYLNNENYPPIHLKGGFTGINNIKIEGSISSQFLTSLLIVCPLLKIDTSIFIKRKLVSKPYIDITIKLMKIFGVNIYNNNYSHFIIRGNQKYFSPGEYIIEGDASSASYFLAAAAIKGGTVKLININKNSIQGDIKFINVLGSMGAKVHNGKNYVSCSRNKLNCINMDMNHIPDTAMTIAVTSLFAKGTTIIKNIYNWRVKETDRITAMVNELRKTGAFIIEGKDYIIITPPKNIKSTIIETYNDHRMAMCFSLLSLSTKLVHIINPSCIRKTYPNYFKELKKISYY; this is translated from the coding sequence ATGAAAAATATTTTAACTTTAAAACCTATTAATAAAATTAATGGTTGTATTGAATTACCAGGATCTAAAAGTATTTCTAATAGAGTATTATTACTATCTGCTTTATCAAAAGGAAAAACTAAATTAATTAATTTATTAAATAGTGATGATATTAATTATATGCTTAATGCTTTAAGATTATTAGGTATTAAATATACTTTATCAAACAATAATACTATTTGTAATATTATAGGTAATAATGAATTTTTTAAATATAATAAAAAATTAACATTATTTTTAGGTAATGCTGGTACCGTTATAAGACCACTAACTGCTCTTTTATCTTTAAATCATAATTGTGATATTATATTAACTGGTGAACCACGTATGTTAGAAAGACCTATTGGACATCTTATAGAGTCTTTACGCAGTGGTGGTGCTAAAATAGAATATTTAAATAATGAAAATTATCCTCCGATTCATTTAAAAGGAGGATTTACAGGAATAAATAATATTAAAATAGAAGGATCAATATCTAGTCAATTTTTAACTTCATTATTAATAGTTTGTCCTTTATTAAAAATAGATACTTCAATTTTTATAAAAAGAAAATTAGTTTCTAAACCATATATTGATATAACAATTAAATTGATGAAGATTTTTGGTGTTAATATATATAATAATAATTATTCTCATTTTATTATTCGTGGAAATCAAAAATATTTTTCTCCAGGAGAATATATAATTGAAGGTGATGCATCATCTGCTTCATATTTTTTAGCTGCAGCTGCTATTAAAGGAGGAACAGTTAAATTAATTAATATCAATAAAAATAGTATTCAAGGAGATATTAAATTTATTAATGTATTAGGAAGTATGGGAGCAAAAGTACATAATGGAAAAAATTATGTTTCTTGTTCTCGTAATAAATTAAATTGTATTAATATGGATATGAATCATATTCCTGATACTGCAATGACTATAGCAGTAACTAGTTTATTTGCTAAAGGAACAACTATTATTAAAAATATTTATAACTGGCGTGTTAAGGAAACTGATCGTATAACTGCTATGGTTAATGAATTACGTAAAACTGGAGCTTTTATAATAGAAGGAAAAGATTATATTATTATTACTCCACCTAAGAATATAAAAAGTACTATTATTGAAACTTATAATGATCATAGAATGGCAATGTGTTTTTCATTGTTATCTTTATCTACTAAATTAGTACACATTATAAATCCTAGTTGTATTAGAAAAACATATCCTAATTATTTTAAAGAATTAAAAAAAATTAGTTATTATTAA
- the serC gene encoding 3-phosphoserine/phosphohydroxythreonine transaminase yields MKKIFNFSPGPSMIPHKVLLQAQNELINWNHLHFSVMEISHRNKDFINLVEEFKNNLRILMNIPKTYKILFCQGGARTQFAAIPMNLLNYNQNADYANIGYWSYKAVEEAKKYCIPHIIKTKKIINNIVYIKPMIEWLLNNKSIYIHYCANETIEGIAVNEEPNFKNKIVVADLSSTILTKEIDVSRYGIIYASTQKNIGPSGLTVLIIRDDLIIKQNYRKEIPSVLNYKIIADNNSMFNTPPTFSLYLSNLVLNWLKKKGGVKHIDKINQKKANLLYSTIDNSKIYTNNISIKNRSLTNIVFNINKKNIENIFLKEAEIQGLYFLKGHSILGGIRASIYNAMPIEGIETLVKFMNSFEKKYI; encoded by the coding sequence ATGAAAAAAATATTCAATTTTAGTCCAGGTCCATCAATGATTCCTCATAAAGTATTATTACAAGCACAAAATGAATTAATTAATTGGAATCACTTACATTTTTCAGTAATGGAAATTAGTCATCGAAATAAAGATTTTATTAATTTAGTTGAAGAATTTAAAAATAATTTACGTATATTAATGAATATTCCTAAAACATATAAAATATTATTTTGTCAGGGAGGTGCAAGAACACAATTTGCTGCTATTCCAATGAATTTATTAAATTATAATCAAAATGCTGATTATGCAAATATTGGATATTGGTCTTATAAAGCAGTAGAAGAAGCAAAAAAATATTGTATACCTCATATTATTAAGACTAAGAAAATAATTAATAATATTGTATATATAAAACCAATGATTGAATGGTTATTAAATAATAAATCAATATATATTCATTATTGTGCTAATGAGACTATAGAGGGTATTGCTGTAAACGAAGAACCTAATTTTAAAAATAAAATTGTTGTTGCAGATTTATCTTCTACTATACTTACAAAAGAAATTGATGTATCACGTTATGGAATAATATATGCCAGTACTCAAAAAAATATTGGTCCATCTGGTTTAACTGTTCTAATAATTAGAGATGATTTAATTATAAAACAAAATTATCGTAAAGAAATACCATCTGTTTTAAATTATAAAATTATTGCTGATAATAATTCAATGTTTAATACACCTCCAACATTTTCATTATATTTATCTAATTTAGTTTTAAACTGGTTAAAGAAAAAAGGTGGTGTTAAACATATTGATAAAATCAATCAAAAAAAAGCTAATTTATTATATTCAACTATAGATAATAGTAAAATATATACAAATAATATATCTATTAAAAATAGATCGTTAACAAATATTGTTTTTAACATTAATAAAAAAAACATAGAAAATATTTTTTTAAAAGAAGCAGAAATACAAGGATTATATTTTCTTAAGGGACATAGTATTTTAGGTGGTATAAGAGCTTCAATATATAATGCTATGCCTATAGAAGGAATAGAAACTTTAGTGAAATTTATGAATAGTTTTGAAAAAAAATATATATAA
- the rodA gene encoding rod shape-determining protein RodA, translating to MKNNKSLKNFFTSKLHIDLIMLICIILILFMSVIVTWSASGTNDYILKNKLIQILLGLILMVIVAQIPPKFFKQWAFILYYICIFLLIIVYITGYSSKGAQRWLDLGLIKFQPSELIKIVIPLVISKIVSKNIYPISIKTYFKTIILIIIPTILIINEPDLGTAVLIDISGLFILFLSGLSWKIIFNSLLIILIMMPILWFLFIHDYQKERIFMLFHPENDPLKAGYHIIQSKIAIGSGGLFGKGWLNGTQNQLEFLPERSTDFIFDVLAEEFGFTGVLLLISLYMLLIFRGIFLALKTEDFFGKIVISGIIMVLFFYVFINISMVSGLLPVVGIPLPLFSCGGSSLIVILTSFGIIMSIHTHKKNYT from the coding sequence ATGAAAAATAATAAATCATTAAAAAATTTTTTTACTTCAAAATTACATATAGATCTAATAATGTTAATATGTATTATATTAATTTTATTTATGAGTGTTATAGTTACATGGAGTGCTTCTGGAACAAATGATTATATATTGAAAAATAAATTAATACAAATATTATTAGGATTAATTTTAATGGTAATAGTTGCTCAAATACCCCCAAAATTTTTTAAACAATGGGCTTTTATATTATATTATATTTGTATTTTTTTATTAATTATTGTTTATATAACAGGATATAGTAGTAAAGGAGCACAAAGATGGTTAGATTTAGGATTAATAAAATTTCAACCATCAGAACTAATAAAAATAGTAATACCTTTAGTTATATCTAAGATAGTAAGTAAAAATATTTATCCTATTTCAATAAAAACATATTTTAAAACAATTATTTTAATTATTATTCCTACTATTCTTATAATTAATGAACCTGATTTAGGAACTGCTGTTTTAATTGATATTTCTGGATTGTTTATTTTATTTTTATCAGGTTTATCATGGAAAATTATTTTTAACAGTTTATTAATAATTTTAATAATGATGCCTATATTATGGTTTTTATTTATTCATGATTATCAAAAAGAAAGAATTTTTATGTTATTTCATCCTGAAAATGATCCTTTAAAAGCAGGATATCATATTATTCAATCTAAAATAGCTATTGGATCAGGAGGATTATTTGGAAAAGGATGGTTAAATGGAACTCAAAATCAATTAGAATTTTTACCTGAAAGATCTACAGATTTTATATTTGATGTTTTAGCAGAAGAATTTGGATTTACAGGTGTATTATTATTAATTAGTTTATATATGTTATTAATATTTCGAGGAATATTTTTGGCTTTAAAAACAGAAGATTTTTTTGGAAAAATTGTAATTAGTGGTATAATAATGGTATTATTTTTTTATGTTTTTATTAATATTAGTATGGTTAGTGGTTTATTACCTGTTGTGGGTATACCTTTGCCTTTATTTAGTTGTGGAGGATCATCTCTTATAGTAATTTTAACTAGTTTTGGTATTATAATGTCCATTCATACTCATAAAAAAAATTATACCTAA
- the mrdA gene encoding penicillin-binding protein 2, which translates to MKLDLKNFQKNSQISQIFFKRIIISLIIIIFLLSILLFNLYSLQIKNFNFYQKKSKHNYIKLLPLEPIRGLIYDRNGIILAMNKTHYKLIMIPLKMKNIIKKIIELQSIIHLSNNDIDLFIKELKKNRLRPIVLKNDLTDIEIAKFILNKYKFPTFFLKTYQKRFYPYSKLCAHIIGYVSTINIEDLQNLKKQHIRNNYFGTQNIGKVGIEKYYENILHGVTGYKKIEVNNKGYIIRQISQKLPYSGYDIILNIDIKLQKYISSLIPNNVRSAIIVSDPKNGSILAMVSTPSFNPNLFINGITQKNLNILLNNKNKPLINRVIQGIYPPASTVKPYISIAALKLKLIDENTIIFDPGWWILPKYNTSYKDWKKNGHGYLNIIKSLEESADTFFYQIAFNMGINKLHHWMKKFGYGELTDIDLFNEKPGNLPTQKWKLNHIQDIWRQGDTISVGIGQSYWNVTPIQMIKALMILINNGIVKQPHILKEIKINNKYYPFKFKHYPSINNIPYKYWYLIKIGMYGVANHHNGTVYKSFASSKYKIAAKSGTAQIFNLRNKNIRNIHLIKENLRDHKLLIAFAPYENPQIAIVIIIENNNGLFIGNIMRKIFNYIFLHEKDYLIQ; encoded by the coding sequence ATGAAATTAGATTTAAAAAATTTTCAAAAAAACTCACAAATATCTCAAATTTTTTTTAAAAGAATAATAATATCATTAATAATTATTATATTCCTTTTATCTATTTTATTATTTAATTTATATAGTTTACAAATAAAAAATTTTAATTTTTATCAAAAAAAATCTAAACATAATTATATTAAATTATTACCTTTAGAACCTATAAGAGGATTAATCTATGATAGAAATGGAATAATATTAGCTATGAATAAAACTCATTATAAATTAATAATGATACCTCTTAAAATGAAAAATATTATAAAAAAAATAATAGAATTACAATCGATAATACATTTATCAAATAATGATATTGATTTATTTATAAAAGAATTAAAAAAAAATAGATTACGTCCAATAGTTTTAAAAAACGATTTAACTGATATAGAAATAGCAAAATTTATTCTAAATAAATATAAATTTCCAACTTTTTTTTTAAAAACTTATCAAAAAAGATTTTATCCTTATAGTAAGTTATGTGCTCATATTATTGGATATGTATCAACAATTAATATTGAAGATTTACAAAATTTAAAAAAACAACATATAAGAAATAATTATTTTGGTACTCAAAATATTGGTAAAGTAGGTATTGAAAAATATTATGAAAATATTTTACATGGAGTTACTGGATATAAAAAAATAGAAGTAAATAATAAAGGTTATATTATACGTCAAATTTCTCAAAAACTTCCATATTCAGGTTATGATATTATTTTAAATATAGATATAAAATTACAAAAATATATTTCATCATTAATTCCTAATAATGTACGTTCTGCTATTATTGTTAGTGATCCTAAAAATGGTAGTATTTTAGCTATGGTTTCTACTCCTAGTTTTAATCCAAATTTATTTATAAATGGTATTACTCAAAAAAATTTAAATATTTTATTAAATAATAAAAATAAACCATTAATTAATCGTGTTATTCAAGGAATATATCCTCCAGCATCAACAGTTAAACCATATATATCTATAGCTGCTTTAAAATTAAAATTAATAGATGAAAATACTATTATTTTTGATCCTGGATGGTGGATACTTCCTAAGTATAATACGTCTTATAAAGATTGGAAAAAAAATGGTCATGGTTATTTAAATATTATTAAATCATTAGAAGAATCAGCTGATACTTTTTTTTATCAAATAGCTTTTAATATGGGTATTAATAAATTACATCATTGGATGAAAAAATTTGGTTATGGAGAACTAACAGATATTGATTTATTTAATGAAAAACCAGGTAATTTACCAACACAAAAATGGAAGTTAAATCATATACAAGATATTTGGCGTCAAGGAGATACTATATCTGTAGGAATAGGACAAAGTTATTGGAATGTTACACCAATACAAATGATTAAAGCATTAATGATATTAATTAATAATGGTATTGTAAAACAACCTCATATTTTAAAAGAAATAAAAATAAATAATAAATATTATCCTTTTAAATTTAAACATTATCCTTCAATTAATAATATTCCTTATAAATATTGGTATTTAATAAAAATTGGGATGTATGGAGTAGCAAATCATCATAATGGTACTGTTTATAAAAGTTTTGCATCTTCAAAATATAAAATAGCTGCTAAATCTGGTACAGCACAAATTTTTAATTTAAGGAATAAAAATATACGTAATATTCATTTAATAAAAGAAAATTTAAGAGACCATAAACTTTTAATAGCTTTTGCTCCTTATGAAAATCCACAAATAGCTATTGTAATTATTATTGAAAATAATAATGGCTTATTCATAGGAAATATTATGAGAAAAATTTTTAATTATATTTTTTTACATGAGAAAGATTATCTAATACAATAA
- the holA gene encoding DNA polymerase III subunit delta has translation MNQILIKNTNVNIYKNKYNCYTIIGNEPLFIKQTIINLRNQIKILNFIEYNSIIIDNKIKWNLIFNHFLEKNFFYKKKIINLIFLDKKIFIKFKKEINYFFKIINIDIILILEIHTDIAITSNFIFKIINNKLFLLVICNKLNNIQLIHWTNLEIKKLNLSLDDYNCKLLCYLYEDNLTFLYQTLKDISLLYPKEKNIDSKIILNITNNFLFIKYYDLIDSILLEEKQHSINILTKMKYEGINPFIILNKITDNIFILLILKRNINKSNFNLLLEKFLIPKNKYIILTNLLKKITHNKLYLSIKLLLEIEINIKSFLINDYIKKYFWIDLEKLILLIS, from the coding sequence ATGAACCAAATTTTAATAAAAAATACGAATGTTAATATTTATAAAAATAAATATAATTGTTATACAATAATTGGTAATGAACCTTTATTTATAAAACAAACTATTATTAATTTACGAAATCAAATAAAAATATTAAATTTTATAGAATATAATTCTATAATTATTGATAATAAAATTAAATGGAATTTAATTTTTAATCATTTTTTAGAAAAAAATTTTTTTTATAAAAAAAAAATAATTAATCTTATTTTTCTTGATAAAAAAATATTTATTAAATTTAAAAAAGAAATAAATTATTTTTTTAAAATTATTAATATTGATATTATATTAATTTTAGAAATTCATACAGATATTGCTATTACTTCAAATTTTATTTTTAAAATAATTAACAATAAATTATTTCTGTTAGTTATATGTAATAAATTAAATAATATACAATTAATTCATTGGACTAACCTTGAAATTAAAAAATTAAATTTATCGTTAGATGATTATAATTGTAAATTATTATGTTATTTATATGAAGATAATTTGACATTTTTATATCAGACTCTTAAAGATATATCTTTATTATATCCTAAAGAAAAAAATATTGATTCAAAAATTATTTTAAATATTACAAATAATTTTTTATTTATAAAATATTATGATTTAATTGATTCTATATTATTAGAAGAAAAACAACATAGTATTAATATATTAACAAAAATGAAATATGAAGGAATAAATCCTTTTATAATATTAAATAAAATAACAGATAATATTTTTATACTTTTAATCTTAAAAAGAAATATAAATAAGAGTAATTTTAATTTATTATTAGAAAAATTTTTAATACCTAAAAATAAATATATTATTTTAACGAATTTATTAAAAAAAATTACTCATAATAAATTATATTTATCAATTAAATTATTATTAGAAATAGAAATAAATATTAAAAGTTTTTTAATTAATGATTATATAAAAAAATATTTTTGGATAGATTTAGAAAAATTAATTTTATTAATTTCATAA